The nucleotide window TATATACAAGAGCTAAAAGCCTGAGCCTCAACCCGAGCTCTGACACCTGAGAACTATCTTAAGTGGTATTGTGAATTGAGGCGATTTTTCAGATGAAAGCTCTTGTCAAAAGCCGCGATGCTCGCGGTCTGTGGCTGGAAGATGTTCCCGAGCCCCAGGTGGGCATCAATGACGTCAAGATCCGCGTGCTGCTTACCGGTATTTGCGGCACCGACCTGCACATCTACGAATGGGATGAGTGGGCGCGCTCGACGATCCCTGTGCCGCTGGTCATTGGCCACGAGTTTGTGGGCGAGATCGTAGAGGTAGGCTCGAATGTTACTGATTACTATCCTGGAGACATTGTCAGCGGTGAGGGCCACGTCATTTGCGGACGCTGTCGCAACTGTCTGGCTGGCCGACGGCATCTTTGTGCATACACCCAAGGAGTAGGCGTAAACCGCCCGGGCGCCTTCGCCGAATTCATCGTCGTGCCCATGATGAACGTGTGGAAGCACGTGCAGCCGGTTCCTCTTGAGGTTGCAGCCATCTTTGATCCGTTTGGCAATGCGGTGCATACCGCGCTCTCGTTTCCCGTGCTTGGCGAGGACGTGCTGGTTACCGGAGCAGGTCCTATTGGCATCATGGCGGGAGCGGTCGCGCAGTTTG belongs to Terriglobales bacterium and includes:
- the tdh gene encoding L-threonine 3-dehydrogenase, translated to MKALVKSRDARGLWLEDVPEPQVGINDVKIRVLLTGICGTDLHIYEWDEWARSTIPVPLVIGHEFVGEIVEVGSNVTDYYPGDIVSGEGHVICGRCRNCLAGRRHLCAYTQGVGVNRPGAFAEFIVVPMMNVWKHVQPVPLEVAAIFDPFGNAVHTALSFPVLGEDVLVTGAGPIGIMAGAVAQFAGARHVVITDVNPYRLELAKKAGIPVTVDAKSTRVKEIQQQLGMKEGFDVGLEMSGSPDAFREMLENMCHGGKIAMLGIPASPISINWKHVIFNMLTIKGIYGREMFETWYKMSVMLESGLDISPVITHRFAWRDYEQGFDVMRSGNSGKVILDWR